In a genomic window of Methanoregula sp. UBA64:
- a CDS encoding vWA domain-containing protein, giving the protein MRGKKIATLNQAIREALPEIQKAVAAYPQVDIRMRAIKFSDDAAWHVGPDPVPLADFVWPELETSGLTATAKALRLLAGELSIERMPRRGLPPVCILISDGFCTDPREDYDAAIAELGKIPWGIKAVRLAIALGDESDYNAAELLKFSNQDAVGLLKAHSPEELVTYIKWASVSASVASSRGRSRGAPAAEETSNVALESPPPMITSNTDLF; this is encoded by the coding sequence ATGCGCGGAAAGAAGATAGCCACGCTCAACCAGGCAATCCGCGAAGCCCTCCCCGAGATCCAGAAGGCCGTTGCCGCATACCCTCAGGTCGATATCCGGATGCGGGCCATCAAATTCTCCGATGATGCAGCGTGGCACGTAGGCCCCGACCCGGTCCCGCTTGCCGATTTTGTCTGGCCCGAACTTGAAACGAGTGGTCTTACCGCTACCGCAAAGGCACTCCGTCTCCTGGCCGGGGAACTCTCCATCGAACGCATGCCCCGCCGTGGCCTCCCTCCTGTCTGCATTCTCATCTCGGACGGGTTCTGCACCGATCCCCGGGAAGACTACGATGCAGCTATCGCCGAACTCGGGAAGATCCCGTGGGGGATCAAGGCGGTCCGGCTCGCCATTGCCCTCGGGGACGAATCGGACTATAATGCAGCAGAACTCCTCAAGTTCTCCAACCAGGACGCGGTCGGCCTCTTAAAAGCGCATTCCCCCGAGGAACTGGTCACCTATATCAAGTGGGCCTCGGTCAGCGCATCGGTGGCATCGTCACGCGGCAGGAGCCGGGGAGCGCCCGCGGCAGAAGAGACCTCGAACGTTGCCCTCGAATCACCGCCCCCGATGATCACGTCCAATACCGACCTGTTCTGA